GGGGTGGGCATTGGGTCCTTCTCTGCTGCAGGTatgccctgcttgctctggcttgcCAGCATCTGGGCACGGTTCCTGGTCATACGCTGAGGAACTTCTTCCACCTTGGGGGCCTTAGGGACCTCAGATGTAGGCTTGGGCTCTGGATCTGTAGCTTCTGCTTGAACGTTGCCTGGGGGCCCCTCGGCCGCAGCCACAACACAGGAGGCCTCTGCACTGTTGTGTGCCTGTGCCAAGCCATCTGTGGTGGGTCCATCAGGTGCACAGCAGGGAGTGGCAGAAGGATCTTCAGTTTCAGCTTCTTCATCGCCACCTCCCGGAGGCTGCTGTTGAGGGGGACTGGGTGCTGGCACCGAATTGGAGATTGAGGCTTCAGGGGCACTGTCGTCTGCTAGGACCTCTGTTTCCACTGTAGCTTCTAGAACCACATCCAGCTTTGGCTCCTCTGAGGGCTCGGGCTCTGTGGAGAGCTGAGGCGATGCTTCCTGAGGCGGTGGGGCTGGTGGCTCCTCAGCTGCTGGGGCAGGGACATCCCCTCCGCCGAGAACCCCCGTGGGGCCTGGAGGGCTCTCCGCCGGAGGAACAGGACTGGCCTTTGCGGCTTCTGCCTCAACATCTGAAGCATCTTTGGCCTGGAGAGGAAGCTCTGGCAGTGAGAAGGGCCCCAGGTCGAGGTCATCCTCAGGGCTGGTAAAGGCTTCATGCCATGAGACTGGTTCCACCTGGCTGAGGGTAGATATGCTAGGATTGCTGTCTAGGAAGCTGCTCTCCAGGGGTCCCAGAGCCTCTACCTGAGCCACAGCAGTAACACCCGTAGGTTCAGGGGCTGTGTCCAGGGGTGCATCTGGGTGTGACTTGCAGTTGCTGAAAAACGACTCCAGCCTAGCAGGAGCAGCATAAGGAGCAGCCCCTTCTGCAGCAGAGATGGCCACTGGGATTGCTCCTGTCCCACCGTCTTTGACTTCTTCTAGGGCTGGCTCAGGGGCCGGCAAAGGGTAAGATCCTGGAGAGACAGGGTAGGTGGGCTCTGCAGCACTGTAGGGTCCTGGGGTGGTGGAATGGAGGGATTCTCCAGGGCAAAAATGTTTTGGGGATTCTGCAAACCTCTGTGGAGACTTTAGCATAAGCTCAGAGCCAACAGGCCAGCTGACAGGGTTTTCAGAGGCACTGGCAataagggaggaggaagacaggccCTGCTCAGCAGCGGTGTGTGTCCACTCAACAGGTTCCTCCGTGATGACTGTGGTGAAGGGACCCTCATCCAGAGGCTCCAGATAGCTGGGCTCCTGGGGGAGGATGGCAGCTGTGGCCTGCTGGTCCTCTGTGGCATCCAGAGGTAGGCCTAGATCTGGGGGCAGGGTCCCTTCAATGGCTGGGCTCAGCAGTTCACCTCTAGGGGAAGGGGAAGACTTTGGTGGTAGATTGGAGAAGACGCTGTCTGGGGGTGGTGTGGCACTGACCACAGCTGTTGGTGGACAGTGTAACGTGTCCACCTTGGGCGAGGGGATACCATAGTCTGGGGAGTAGTAGCCAGGGGACAGGCAGGCAAACTTTTCTGCAGGAACGGGTGGCAGAGGAGCTTTCTCTTCCAGCAAGTGCTGTACTGGGGAGTCAAAACTAGAGGGCGCAGGGACACTCTGCTGCCTGAACAGCTTGTCCCCAGCACTGAACTCCTCCTCGGGTGTCCTTCTGATATCCACAGATATCGAGCGATAAAGGTTTGTGGAGATAGGCCTGGTGGGTGTCTGGCCTGCTGCGTTTTCTGAGACCACACTGGAAGCCACAGAAAACCTGTCAAAAAAGGGCGGCGAGCAGGCGCTGGTGGACGCGGTGGAGACGGGCATCGAGTGCTGGGAGTCGGTGCAGTCGAACACCAGGTCGGGGTAATCGTCAGCACTGCAGGACGGGGTTCTGGGTGTGTGCATCACCTCTTCGTAGCTGGGGCACGACACTACTGAGGTGGGCGTGGGCACCCCAGTGGGTCGGCTCTGCTCAGTGCGGGGTGAAGCAGGGAGAACCTCCTTCAGGGGCTGTCCAGACAGCCAGTCTTTGGACTCTGTACCCGGTCCAGAGTGTGGCTTGCTTTCACCCGTGGTCAGCGTGGGAGCCGGCTCCTTGACCTTTTTGTCCAGCCCCAGAGCCTTCTTGGAAGGAaagtccaggctcttcttgcgCCCGTCCTCCGTGGGCTTCTTCTCTTTGAGCTTGGGGTCTCCAGACCGATGCCgcatcttctccatctgcttcaTGCGCTCCTTGTGTCGCTTGTGCCGCTCCTCAATCTCGAGGTCTTTCTGGGACAGCATCCTCTCAAAACTTGTCATCATGAGGTCGCCATCTCCCAGGAGCTTCTCCCGGGGTCTGCTGTCTTTCTTGCCGGAGTCTCTGGATGGCACAAGTTTGTCGTTCCCGTTGCTCATCTTTATGGAGTCGCCCTTTTCTCGCTCTGTGTTCTCCTTGAACTTTTCCTTCAGCTTAGTCTCGCTGAGTTTCAGGCTTTCCTCCCTGGACTTCTCCTTGAAGGAGTTGGGAGGGTTGTCCTTGTCTTTGGCTGCAGGCTTTGGCTCGTCCTTGTGGTGTCTCAGGAAGCCGTCCACATGCTTGTCCCTgtgtctctccttctcctccctccatctctccctgtgtttttctctcttcttcttctcctttaagATGCTGATGGCACTCGAGCCGTACGGCTTTAACTCCTTCTCTATCCTCTTGGCAGGCTCTCGTTCAGGATCactcctgtctttcttttctgaggAGAACAACTCAATGGCCTTATCCAGCTCCTCCTCCACGTCAGCTTTTGTGGGGTAAGAAACCCCGTAAGTCTCTGCATCCAGGAAGTCTTTCTCGAACTGGCTGGCATCCTTCCTGACGCTGCTGATGCTGTCCTTGTAGTCTTcgctcttctccttcttttctgccttttccttcttGGCTCTTTCACGCTCGTGGCTTTTcttagaggaggaagaggaatgccgatgcctctccttctccctcagtTTCTCGGAGAGGCAGGCACTGTCCCTGGCCTTGTCCTCTGCTGGGGGCTCAGAGAAGGAGACTTCCAGGAGCGTGCTCAGGCTGGGCTCCTGGCCGTGGTCCGCAAAGCTGTCCGAGGAGACCTCGCTGATCTTGTCGTTGGAGTCCTCCCGGTAGTCGTGCAGAGCCTCTTCCTCCAGCTTCTCCAGCAGGCTCTTCTCGACATCGGGGCCTCGGGAAGGCTTCCGCTCCCTCTCCCGGGAGTGctccttctctggcttctcctTGTGTTTACTCTTCACCTTGTCCTCAGCGAAGTGCTTCTTCTCTACCTTTTCGGGgagcttctgtttgtttttcttttctggggcAGAGTCAGCCGAGGCTCGCTCTTTCCTGTCCTTGTATCTCTCTGCACactccttgtctttcttttctttgtgcttCTCAAagatcttttccattttttccttcttgtccTTTCCTCCTTCCGAAGCTCCTctgtccttcttcttttccttgggcTCTTTGTCTCTTGGCTTCTCTGTGTGCTGCCTGTCAGAAGAGGACTTCCGGTGCCTGTCCGAGGGGTGTTCTcgtccttcctccttttctgggAGGCCGTCCACTCGCTGGGTGTCGCTGGCCTCTGTGGCCTTGAAGCTGCCGGCCACGCAATCGTCCTTCTCGTCCTCGCTCTCATCTGTGAAAATGTCTGCAATGTACcagctcttctccttccccttcctgtcATCCTTTCTCTCTGAGAAGTCTTCTGAGATGATGCTAGAGAacaccttctccttcttctctctcagttGGTCAAAGGATGCTTTTCTGTCTTTGCTGTGTATGTCTTTATGCTTTTCCTTGCCGTCTTTCTTCTCTTTAAAGCATTTTTCAAATTCTTTGTCTTTCTGACACTTGTCAAGGGTGGACTTGTCACTTCTCTCCCTCTCGCTGGACTTCTCTTTGTACTTGTCTGCCctgcccttttccttcctttccttttccagggcatcctttttctccttttcccgCGCTGCATGGGGCCGTTCCCAGGGCTCCAGGTTCTTGGGGAAGTCACAGTCTGACTTGTCCTTGAAGCTGCTCTCGAACCCACACTCCTTTAGGTCCTCCCTGTGCACTTCTTCAGACCGAATCCGCCCATCCCTCCTGTCCCGGCCCCCTTCTGCAGACTCTCgccttttcttgtctttctcaGAAAGATAGCTAGGGATGCTTTTATGCTTTTCCGTTTGGTCTCTCCTTTTCTCAGAATTCTTGTCTAGACAGTCCCTGTCTCTCTTTCGGAAGAAAGAGTCTTTAAAATCTCGCTTCTCCCGGATTTTGTTGTCGCGCTTCTTTTCCTTACTGTCTTCTTTGACAGTTTCCAGGATAAGTTTGGCCACCGAGTCATTCTTGATGTCTCTATAGTCTGTTACTGAGTCCCAGCTGTCCTCTCCTTTGAAATCAAAAGAGGAATCAGACAGGTCAGAAAACCACCTCTCTTGTTGGTCATCAGAGAGGCTGAACTTGGTGTCCTCATGGTCCAGAAACTGACTTTTGTTACAATAGTCATCAAAGGCAGCGTCCTCCCTGTACAGCTTTTCCTTTTTGAgtttctctttgtcctctttgaaggccttctccttctccttggagAGCTTGTCCTCTTTCATGTCATTCTTCCTTTCGAGTCTGGAAGCTCGGTCTTTggactttttcttcctttcctctttgtacAGTCTGAGCTTTTCTTCCTTCGGGGACTTGTCCTTCGtggccctctccctctctgctttgCTGGCACGGTCTTTGTCTTCCCGGAAGGCTCTGCTCATGTCTTTGTTGGCATCCTTGATTCTCTTCAGCACCTTCTCATCCTTAAAGAGCCAGTCCTTATCCTCCGGCTTCATCCTACCGAGCTTATCTTCTTTCTTAAGGTGCTCTCTGTCGTGTTTCAATACCTTCAGCTTATTCTCAGTGGAGAGGTCACTCTCtaaaaggatggccttatctgacttTTGCTTGGAGTCCTCATATTCGTAGGTAAAGCTTTTCAGTTTAAGTTCTTGGCTGACGGAACACTGTCCCTTctccttgtgtttgtgtttgtgtttggttttgtgttttttgacTACCTTCCCTTCCTTGTCCAGCTTGGGGACAGCGCCATCCGTACAGGGGTGGAAGGAGCTCCTCTTCTCTGACGGCGCGCTCTGCAGGACACCCCTTTTTCGGTGTTCCTGCTTCCTTCTCGTAGGCTTCAGAGATTCCACACTAGAGCCCTCGGAGGAGCAGTCAGACTCACTGGTCAGTCCCGTCCTTGAGGAGTCTGACAAAGAACTCACCTCAGACCAGGCTGGAGAAGAAATGGCTTTCCAATTGTCAGTGCGCCAGTGCTTCGTGTGCTGGTCGGTGTGGCCGGAGCCGTGCTTCTGGGCCACAGCGCTACCATGAGATGAGGTGGAGGAGGCAGACAGTGAGCTGAACAGGGAAGGGTCCTTCAGCACCAGCGGGGACCCCTTGAGGCAGCCTGAGCTCCCCACAGAGTCCCCGTCGTCCTCCTCGCTCTCTGAGGACTCACTTTCTGACCCAGAGGAACAGAACTTGTCACTCCTCTTTCCAAACCGAACTTCTTTCCCCTTCGTTTCTTTCTTTCGCTTCTTTttcaatttattcttttctttttgctgccTAGAACTAGAAGACTCTCGTGCCTTACTACCAGGGAGCATTGTGTGTGCTgacagcctcagtttctctccagcccctatggaAACACTCACGTCCTCCTCGTCGGATGTGTCTGACAGGATGCGATGGGCCGCCTTCTTTGGTGCAAGCGTGTTGTTTTTTGAGTAGCTCTTCACTTCCATCTTGGGTATGGAAATGAAGCTGTTGGCCTTAGCCTCCTTCCTGTAGTCTTTCTTCAGCAGGTGCTTGTCGTCCACCGGGGGGACCCTGTCCTGCTCGTCGTCCTCATCAAACTCGTACTCATCCTTGACGGGGGTCACAGTCTTCTGGGGCTCTGGGTTCTTAGCCTTAAGCTTGAGGCCTTTCTCAAACTCAGAGTCTGTGTTATTGCCATCGACGGAGCTGGAAGGTGCGAATGACGGGGCGTCCTCTTCTTCCGAGCTCTCTGTTGGAAACAGGAAGGGAGATGTCAGGCGGAACAGCATCATTCTCCTACCGTCAGTTAAAGATGCTCTGCACCTGTGGTGGGAGCATggtgcccaggaagggaagccgGACGGCTCTGCTTCTGAAGAAGCACTTGACTTAGTCACATCTGAGGCCAACCACAGGCAGAAGGAACCCACAAGGCTGGGGT
The Mus musculus strain C57BL/6J chromosome 8, GRCm38.p6 C57BL/6J genome window above contains:
- the Ankrd11 gene encoding ankyrin repeat domain-containing protein 11 isoform X3 encodes the protein MMLFRLTSPFLFPTESSEEEDAPSFAPSSSVDGNNTDSEFEKGLKLKAKNPEPQKTVTPVKDEYEFDEDDEQDRVPPVDDKHLLKKDYRKEAKANSFISIPKMEVKSYSKNNTLAPKKAAHRILSDTSDEEDVSVSIGAGEKLRLSAHTMLPGSKARESSSSRQQKEKNKLKKKRKKETKGKEVRFGKRSDKFCSSGSESESSESEEDDGDSVGSSGCLKGSPLVLKDPSLFSSLSASSTSSHGSAVAQKHGSGHTDQHTKHWRTDNWKAISSPAWSEVSSLSDSSRTGLTSESDCSSEGSSVESLKPTRRKQEHRKRGVLQSAPSEKRSSFHPCTDGAVPKLDKEGKVVKKHKTKHKHKHKEKGQCSVSQELKLKSFTYEYEDSKQKSDKAILLESDLSTENKLKVLKHDREHLKKEDKLGRMKPEDKDWLFKDEKVLKRIKDANKDMSRAFREDKDRASKAERERATKDKSPKEEKLRLYKEERKKKSKDRASRLERKNDMKEDKLSKEKEKAFKEDKEKLKKEKLYREDAAFDDYCNKSQFLDHEDTKFSLSDDQQERWFSDLSDSSFDFKGEDSWDSVTDYRDIKNDSVAKLILETVKEDSKEKKRDNKIREKRDFKDSFFRKRDRDCLDKNSEKRRDQTEKHKSIPSYLSEKDKKRRESAEGGRDRRDGRIRSEEVHREDLKECGFESSFKDKSDCDFPKNLEPWERPHAAREKEKKDALEKERKEKGRADKYKEKSSERERSDKSTLDKCQKDKEFEKCFKEKKDGKEKHKDIHSKDRKASFDQLREKKEKVFSSIISEDFSERKDDRKGKEKSWYIADIFTDESEDEKDDCVAGSFKATEASDTQRVDGLPEKEEGREHPSDRHRKSSSDRQHTEKPRDKEPKEKKKDRGASEGGKDKKEKMEKIFEKHKEKKDKECAERYKDRKERASADSAPEKKNKQKLPEKVEKKHFAEDKVKSKHKEKPEKEHSRERERKPSRGPDVEKSLLEKLEEEALHDYREDSNDKISEVSSDSFADHGQEPSLSTLLEVSFSEPPAEDKARDSACLSEKLREKERHRHSSSSSKKSHERERAKKEKAEKKEKSEDYKDSISSVRKDASQFEKDFLDAETYGVSYPTKADVEEELDKAIELFSSEKKDRSDPEREPAKRIEKELKPYGSSAISILKEKKKREKHRERWREEKERHRDKHVDGFLRHHKDEPKPAAKDKDNPPNSFKEKSREESLKLSETKLKEKFKENTEREKGDSIKMSNGNDKLVPSRDSGKKDSRPREKLLGDGDLMMTSFERMLSQKDLEIEERHKRHKERMKQMEKMRHRSGDPKLKEKKPTEDGRKKSLDFPSKKALGLDKKVKEPAPTLTTGESKPHSGPGTESKDWLSGQPLKEVLPASPRTEQSRPTGVPTPTSVVSCPSYEEVMHTPRTPSCSADDYPDLVFDCTDSQHSMPVSTASTSACSPPFFDRFSVASSVVSENAAGQTPTRPISTNLYRSISVDIRRTPEEEFSAGDKLFRQQSVPAPSSFDSPVQHLLEEKAPLPPVPAEKFACLSPGYYSPDYGIPSPKVDTLHCPPTAVVSATPPPDSVFSNLPPKSSPSPRGELLSPAIEGTLPPDLGLPLDATEDQQATAAILPQEPSYLEPLDEGPFTTVITEEPVEWTHTAAEQGLSSSSLIASASENPVSWPVGSELMLKSPQRFAESPKHFCPGESLHSTTPGPYSAAEPTYPVSPGSYPLPAPEPALEEVKDGGTGAIPVAISAAEGAAPYAAPARLESFFSNCKSHPDAPLDTAPEPTGVTAVAQVEALGPLESSFLDSNPSISTLSQVEPVSWHEAFTSPEDDLDLGPFSLPELPLQAKDASDVEAEAAKASPVPPAESPPGPTGVLGGGDVPAPAAEEPPAPPPQEASPQLSTEPEPSEEPKLDVVLEATVETEVLADDSAPEASISNSVPAPSPPQQQPPGGGDEEAETEDPSATPCCAPDGPTTDGLAQAHNSAEASCVVAAAEGPPGNVQAEATDPEPKPTSEVPKAPKVEEVPQRMTRNRAQMLASQSKQGIPAAEKDPMPTPASRAKGRASEEEDAQAQHPRKRRFQRSSQQLQQQLNTSTQQTREVIQQTLAAIVDAIKLDAIEPYHSDRSNPYFEYLQIRKKIEEKRKILCCITPQAPQCYAEYVTYTGSYLLDGKPLSKLHIPVIAPPPSLAEPLKELFKQQEAVRGKLRLQHSIEREKLIVSCEQEILRVHCRAARTIANQAVPFSACTMLLDSEVYNMPLESQGDENKSVRDRFNARQFISWLQDVDDKYDRMKTCLLMRQQHEAAALNAVQRMEWQLKAQELDPAGHKSLCVNEVPSFYVPMVDVNDDFVLLPA
- the Ankrd11 gene encoding ankyrin repeat domain-containing protein 11 isoform X1, with amino-acid sequence MPKGGCSKTPQQEDFALSNDMVEKQTGKKDKDKVSLTKTPKLDRSDGGKEVRERATKRKLPFTVGANGEQKDSDTEKQGPERKRIKKEPVARKSGLLFGMGLSGIRAGYPLSERQQVALLMQMTAEESANSPVDTTPKHPSQSTVCQKGTPNSASKTKDKVNKRNERGETRLHRAAIRGDARRIKELISEGADVNVKDFAGWTALHEACNRGYYDIAKQLLAAGAEVNTKGLDDDTPLHDAANNGHYKVVKLLLRYGGNPQQSNRKGETPLKVANSPTMVNLLLGKGTYTSSEESSTESSEEEDAPSFAPSSSVDGNNTDSEFEKGLKLKAKNPEPQKTVTPVKDEYEFDEDDEQDRVPPVDDKHLLKKDYRKEAKANSFISIPKMEVKSYSKNNTLAPKKAAHRILSDTSDEEDVSVSIGAGEKLRLSAHTMLPGSKARESSSSRQQKEKNKLKKKRKKETKGKEVRFGKRSDKFCSSGSESESSESEEDDGDSVGSSGCLKGSPLVLKDPSLFSSLSASSTSSHGSAVAQKHGSGHTDQHTKHWRTDNWKAISSPAWSEVSSLSDSSRTGLTSESDCSSEGSSVESLKPTRRKQEHRKRGVLQSAPSEKRSSFHPCTDGAVPKLDKEGKVVKKHKTKHKHKHKEKGQCSVSQELKLKSFTYEYEDSKQKSDKAILLESDLSTENKLKVLKHDREHLKKEDKLGRMKPEDKDWLFKDEKVLKRIKDANKDMSRAFREDKDRASKAERERATKDKSPKEEKLRLYKEERKKKSKDRASRLERKNDMKEDKLSKEKEKAFKEDKEKLKKEKLYREDAAFDDYCNKSQFLDHEDTKFSLSDDQQERWFSDLSDSSFDFKGEDSWDSVTDYRDIKNDSVAKLILETVKEDSKEKKRDNKIREKRDFKDSFFRKRDRDCLDKNSEKRRDQTEKHKSIPSYLSEKDKKRRESAEGGRDRRDGRIRSEEVHREDLKECGFESSFKDKSDCDFPKNLEPWERPHAAREKEKKDALEKERKEKGRADKYKEKSSERERSDKSTLDKCQKDKEFEKCFKEKKDGKEKHKDIHSKDRKASFDQLREKKEKVFSSIISEDFSERKDDRKGKEKSWYIADIFTDESEDEKDDCVAGSFKATEASDTQRVDGLPEKEEGREHPSDRHRKSSSDRQHTEKPRDKEPKEKKKDRGASEGGKDKKEKMEKIFEKHKEKKDKECAERYKDRKERASADSAPEKKNKQKLPEKVEKKHFAEDKVKSKHKEKPEKEHSRERERKPSRGPDVEKSLLEKLEEEALHDYREDSNDKISEVSSDSFADHGQEPSLSTLLEVSFSEPPAEDKARDSACLSEKLREKERHRHSSSSSKKSHERERAKKEKAEKKEKSEDYKDSISSVRKDASQFEKDFLDAETYGVSYPTKADVEEELDKAIELFSSEKKDRSDPEREPAKRIEKELKPYGSSAISILKEKKKREKHRERWREEKERHRDKHVDGFLRHHKDEPKPAAKDKDNPPNSFKEKSREESLKLSETKLKEKFKENTEREKGDSIKMSNGNDKLVPSRDSGKKDSRPREKLLGDGDLMMTSFERMLSQKDLEIEERHKRHKERMKQMEKMRHRSGDPKLKEKKPTEDGRKKSLDFPSKKALGLDKKVKEPAPTLTTGESKPHSGPGTESKDWLSGQPLKEVLPASPRTEQSRPTGVPTPTSVVSCPSYEEVMHTPRTPSCSADDYPDLVFDCTDSQHSMPVSTASTSACSPPFFDRFSVASSVVSENAAGQTPTRPISTNLYRSISVDIRRTPEEEFSAGDKLFRQQSVPAPSSFDSPVQHLLEEKAPLPPVPAEKFACLSPGYYSPDYGIPSPKVDTLHCPPTAVVSATPPPDSVFSNLPPKSSPSPRGELLSPAIEGTLPPDLGLPLDATEDQQATAAILPQEPSYLEPLDEGPFTTVITEEPVEWTHTAAEQGLSSSSLIASASENPVSWPVGSELMLKSPQRFAESPKHFCPGESLHSTTPGPYSAAEPTYPVSPGSYPLPAPEPALEEVKDGGTGAIPVAISAAEGAAPYAAPARLESFFSNCKSHPDAPLDTAPEPTGVTAVAQVEALGPLESSFLDSNPSISTLSQVEPVSWHEAFTSPEDDLDLGPFSLPELPLQAKDASDVEAEAAKASPVPPAESPPGPTGVLGGGDVPAPAAEEPPAPPPQEASPQLSTEPEPSEEPKLDVVLEATVETEVLADDSAPEASISNSVPAPSPPQQQPPGGGDEEAETEDPSATPCCAPDGPTTDGLAQAHNSAEASCVVAAAEGPPGNVQAEATDPEPKPTSEVPKAPKVEEVPQRMTRNRAQMLASQSKQGIPAAEKDPMPTPASRAKGRASEEEDAQAQHPRKRRFQRSSQQLQQQLNTSTQQTREVIQQTLAAIVDAIKLDAIEPYHSDRSNPYFEYLQIRKKIEEKRKILCCITPQAPQCYAEYVTYTGSYLLDGKPLSKLHIPVIAPPPSLAEPLKELFKQQEAVRGKLRLQHSIEREKLIVSCEQEILRVHCRAARTIANQAVPFSACTMLLDSEVYNMPLESQGDENKSVRDRFNARQFISWLQDVDDKYDRMKTCLLMRQQHEAAALNAVQRMEWQLKAQELDPAGHKSLCVNEVPSFYVPMVDVNDDFVLLPA
- the Ankrd11 gene encoding ankyrin repeat domain-containing protein 11 isoform X2; the encoded protein is MVNLLLGKGTYTSSEESSTESSEEEDAPSFAPSSSVDGNNTDSEFEKGLKLKAKNPEPQKTVTPVKDEYEFDEDDEQDRVPPVDDKHLLKKDYRKEAKANSFISIPKMEVKSYSKNNTLAPKKAAHRILSDTSDEEDVSVSIGAGEKLRLSAHTMLPGSKARESSSSRQQKEKNKLKKKRKKETKGKEVRFGKRSDKFCSSGSESESSESEEDDGDSVGSSGCLKGSPLVLKDPSLFSSLSASSTSSHGSAVAQKHGSGHTDQHTKHWRTDNWKAISSPAWSEVSSLSDSSRTGLTSESDCSSEGSSVESLKPTRRKQEHRKRGVLQSAPSEKRSSFHPCTDGAVPKLDKEGKVVKKHKTKHKHKHKEKGQCSVSQELKLKSFTYEYEDSKQKSDKAILLESDLSTENKLKVLKHDREHLKKEDKLGRMKPEDKDWLFKDEKVLKRIKDANKDMSRAFREDKDRASKAERERATKDKSPKEEKLRLYKEERKKKSKDRASRLERKNDMKEDKLSKEKEKAFKEDKEKLKKEKLYREDAAFDDYCNKSQFLDHEDTKFSLSDDQQERWFSDLSDSSFDFKGEDSWDSVTDYRDIKNDSVAKLILETVKEDSKEKKRDNKIREKRDFKDSFFRKRDRDCLDKNSEKRRDQTEKHKSIPSYLSEKDKKRRESAEGGRDRRDGRIRSEEVHREDLKECGFESSFKDKSDCDFPKNLEPWERPHAAREKEKKDALEKERKEKGRADKYKEKSSERERSDKSTLDKCQKDKEFEKCFKEKKDGKEKHKDIHSKDRKASFDQLREKKEKVFSSIISEDFSERKDDRKGKEKSWYIADIFTDESEDEKDDCVAGSFKATEASDTQRVDGLPEKEEGREHPSDRHRKSSSDRQHTEKPRDKEPKEKKKDRGASEGGKDKKEKMEKIFEKHKEKKDKECAERYKDRKERASADSAPEKKNKQKLPEKVEKKHFAEDKVKSKHKEKPEKEHSRERERKPSRGPDVEKSLLEKLEEEALHDYREDSNDKISEVSSDSFADHGQEPSLSTLLEVSFSEPPAEDKARDSACLSEKLREKERHRHSSSSSKKSHERERAKKEKAEKKEKSEDYKDSISSVRKDASQFEKDFLDAETYGVSYPTKADVEEELDKAIELFSSEKKDRSDPEREPAKRIEKELKPYGSSAISILKEKKKREKHRERWREEKERHRDKHVDGFLRHHKDEPKPAAKDKDNPPNSFKEKSREESLKLSETKLKEKFKENTEREKGDSIKMSNGNDKLVPSRDSGKKDSRPREKLLGDGDLMMTSFERMLSQKDLEIEERHKRHKERMKQMEKMRHRSGDPKLKEKKPTEDGRKKSLDFPSKKALGLDKKVKEPAPTLTTGESKPHSGPGTESKDWLSGQPLKEVLPASPRTEQSRPTGVPTPTSVVSCPSYEEVMHTPRTPSCSADDYPDLVFDCTDSQHSMPVSTASTSACSPPFFDRFSVASSVVSENAAGQTPTRPISTNLYRSISVDIRRTPEEEFSAGDKLFRQQSVPAPSSFDSPVQHLLEEKAPLPPVPAEKFACLSPGYYSPDYGIPSPKVDTLHCPPTAVVSATPPPDSVFSNLPPKSSPSPRGELLSPAIEGTLPPDLGLPLDATEDQQATAAILPQEPSYLEPLDEGPFTTVITEEPVEWTHTAAEQGLSSSSLIASASENPVSWPVGSELMLKSPQRFAESPKHFCPGESLHSTTPGPYSAAEPTYPVSPGSYPLPAPEPALEEVKDGGTGAIPVAISAAEGAAPYAAPARLESFFSNCKSHPDAPLDTAPEPTGVTAVAQVEALGPLESSFLDSNPSISTLSQVEPVSWHEAFTSPEDDLDLGPFSLPELPLQAKDASDVEAEAAKASPVPPAESPPGPTGVLGGGDVPAPAAEEPPAPPPQEASPQLSTEPEPSEEPKLDVVLEATVETEVLADDSAPEASISNSVPAPSPPQQQPPGGGDEEAETEDPSATPCCAPDGPTTDGLAQAHNSAEASCVVAAAEGPPGNVQAEATDPEPKPTSEVPKAPKVEEVPQRMTRNRAQMLASQSKQGIPAAEKDPMPTPASRAKGRASEEEDAQAQHPRKRRFQRSSQQLQQQLNTSTQQTREVIQQTLAAIVDAIKLDAIEPYHSDRSNPYFEYLQIRKKIEEKRKILCCITPQAPQCYAEYVTYTGSYLLDGKPLSKLHIPVIAPPPSLAEPLKELFKQQEAVRGKLRLQHSIEREKLIVSCEQEILRVHCRAARTIANQAVPFSACTMLLDSEVYNMPLESQGDENKSVRDRFNARQFISWLQDVDDKYDRMKTCLLMRQQHEAAALNAVQRMEWQLKAQELDPAGHKSLCVNEVPSFYVPMVDVNDDFVLLPA